CCGAGAGCGGTTCCGAACAGAAGCGCTCCGGCAGTCAGGTATGCGGATGGTCTCATTGTTTTTTCTCCCCGGTTATATTCATGACGGAATCGCGAACGATCAGTTTTGTATCCAGCGTTTCGCAGGGCAGACCGGCACGCTGGTTCTTCAGCAGTTCATCGAGGTACTTGACCGCGCGGTAGCCGAACTCGGTCAGCGGCTGCCGGACCGTGGTCAGCGCCGGGTGCAGGTAGCGGCCGTACGGAATATCGTCGAAGCCGATGATCGAGATGTCCTCCGGCACGCGCAGATTCGCATCCCAGCAGGCCTTGACCGCGCCGACCGCCATTTCGTCGTTCGTGCAGAAGACCGCGGTGATTTCCGGACAGGTCAGCAGGAGCTGCGTGCACTGGTTGTAACCGGCCTCGGTGGTCTCGGGCGTCGGCTGGTGCGGGATGATCCAGCCGGATTTGCGGTCCGGGCTGATCTTCGCCATGACGTCCAGGTAGCCCTGCAGCCGCTGCTGGTGGTTCTCGCTGTTCTCGAGCGCGTTGCAGAGAAAGCCGATCTTCGTGTGTCCGCATTCGGCGAGATACTCCATCGCCTTGACGGCGCCGGTGTAGGATTCGTTGTTCAGGAAGCCCATTTTCGGGGCGTTCGTGCTGCCGTTGACCAGCATGACCGGAATCTCCGATTCGATGAGCTGCGGCAGCTGGTCGGTGACCCGTTCCGGCGGGAACAGCACGACCGCGTCGCAGCGACGTTCGCGGATCAGCTGCAGCAGAGGCTTCGCATCGGGGGTGATCCGGTAGAAAATCACCGTGACGTCGAGCAACCCGCCGTCGCTGTAATCGGCCACGCCGTCGAGCACCTGCGAGATATACTCGTTCACGAGCGAGGTGTCCATGACGACGATGACGCCGATGTTGATCCGCCGCTCGCTCCCCTTGGTCGGCGCAAAGTTGAACTTCTCGACTACCGCCGAGACTTTGCGGCGCATCGCTTCGCTCACATCGGTCCGGTTGTTGATGACCCGCGACACGGTGGCGAGCGAAACGCCCGCCTCTTCCGCCACGAGTTTGATGTTGATCTCTTTCTTATGTCTGGCCATGATTCCGGGCGACCCCCTGTTGATTTATTTTCGTAAATTAATTATGATACAGAATCGTCAAAAAAGCAAGTGTGAAAAAATTTATTTTCGAAAAAAAATAAAGAATCGTTATTTTATTGATTGTGCTTGACTTTATCATCAATTAAATTATATTACGAAACGATATAATAAATAAATTTACTATTTGGGAATGAGAGGAA
The Victivallis lenta DNA segment above includes these coding regions:
- a CDS encoding LacI family DNA-binding transcriptional regulator: MARHKKEINIKLVAEEAGVSLATVSRVINNRTDVSEAMRRKVSAVVEKFNFAPTKGSERRINIGVIVVMDTSLVNEYISQVLDGVADYSDGGLLDVTVIFYRITPDAKPLLQLIRERRCDAVVLFPPERVTDQLPQLIESEIPVMLVNGSTNAPKMGFLNNESYTGAVKAMEYLAECGHTKIGFLCNALENSENHQQRLQGYLDVMAKISPDRKSGWIIPHQPTPETTEAGYNQCTQLLLTCPEITAVFCTNDEMAVGAVKACWDANLRVPEDISIIGFDDIPYGRYLHPALTTVRQPLTEFGYRAVKYLDELLKNQRAGLPCETLDTKLIVRDSVMNITGEKKQ